Proteins from one Ornithobacterium rhinotracheale genomic window:
- a CDS encoding endonuclease MutS2, with protein MKIPQKTLEDLEFNKVLLEVEKYAKTERVKRVIRKHKPLASHKTILFRLKATNEYLSAMQSSNRFPFSEYDDIREDLDKIEVENYQLSADIFLAIKSQMLQIQELMKFLEKFNDYYPIFYKTISKLTFQREVLEHIDSVFDKHGEIKDDASKELFQIRKQLKIVNQQLSDRFKGASRAYSEFLDDIRESVIDGRRVLAVLATHRKKVPGRMVGSSKTGSIAFIEPESVLRSQRELDELHEDEKNEIRKILRALTATVSVYQDDLIDYQNFLFQLDLIAAQAQYADEINAVLPQINKDKKLDLKQAYHPLLYAKHRNEKKKIIPQSVTFNKKNRIMVISGPNAGGKSITLKTIGLLQLMLQSGLLVPVHEKSNFCFFKNIFTDIGDNQSIENQLSTYSYRLKQMHYFLYNADAETLLLIDEFGTGSDPELGGALAEVFLEEFYDMGAYGVFTTHYTNIKILVEQLPEAENASMLFDEKTLEPMYLLESGQAGSSFTFEVAEKNKIPYRLINKAKKKIERNKVRLDKTILKLQQEKFHVQKTKNALEELKEKSHDKHSQLEETHDKIYAKLVDFQRLYESEQKNIQLGQKLTEMADVYFKNRSRKQLITKFLKLIEIENAKKNPKHFDEKKKEKRIKQKLRRELEKKADRIEETQQKIEEEKQKETQMRIASMKVGDRVRIKGSSSVGSIEAIDKKQVVINYGKFRTKINIEEIEKI; from the coding sequence ATGAAGATTCCACAAAAGACCTTAGAAGATTTAGAATTTAATAAAGTTTTACTTGAGGTAGAAAAATACGCCAAAACCGAACGCGTAAAAAGAGTAATCAGAAAACACAAACCACTCGCAAGCCACAAAACCATACTTTTTAGGCTAAAGGCTACCAACGAATACCTTTCGGCCATGCAATCAAGCAACCGATTTCCATTTAGCGAGTACGACGATATACGAGAAGATTTAGACAAAATCGAAGTTGAAAATTACCAACTTTCGGCGGATATTTTTTTAGCTATAAAATCTCAAATGCTTCAAATTCAGGAATTAATGAAATTCTTGGAGAAGTTTAATGATTATTATCCGATTTTTTATAAAACCATTTCAAAACTTACTTTTCAAAGAGAAGTTTTGGAACACATCGATTCTGTTTTTGATAAGCATGGCGAAATCAAAGACGATGCATCTAAAGAATTATTTCAGATAAGAAAACAGCTAAAAATCGTCAATCAGCAATTGAGCGATCGATTCAAAGGAGCGTCCAGAGCTTATTCCGAATTTTTAGATGACATCCGAGAATCTGTTATCGATGGCCGCCGAGTGCTTGCCGTACTTGCTACGCACAGAAAAAAGGTGCCTGGGCGTATGGTGGGCAGTAGCAAAACGGGGTCTATTGCCTTTATAGAGCCAGAATCGGTATTGCGCTCGCAGCGAGAATTAGACGAATTGCACGAAGACGAAAAAAATGAAATTCGCAAGATTTTGCGTGCACTCACGGCGACGGTTTCGGTGTATCAAGACGATTTGATTGATTACCAAAATTTCCTTTTTCAGTTAGATTTAATTGCGGCGCAAGCGCAGTACGCCGATGAAATCAATGCTGTTTTGCCACAAATCAATAAAGATAAAAAACTTGATTTAAAACAGGCGTATCATCCGCTATTGTATGCCAAACATCGTAACGAGAAAAAGAAAATCATACCACAGTCGGTGACTTTTAATAAGAAAAACCGAATTATGGTGATTTCTGGACCCAATGCGGGCGGAAAAAGTATTACGCTCAAAACAATTGGTCTACTGCAACTTATGCTGCAATCGGGCTTATTGGTTCCTGTGCACGAAAAAAGTAATTTTTGCTTTTTTAAAAATATTTTCACCGATATTGGGGACAATCAGTCCATTGAAAATCAATTAAGTACTTATTCTTATCGATTGAAGCAAATGCATTATTTCTTGTACAACGCCGATGCCGAAACTTTGCTGCTCATCGATGAATTTGGTACAGGCTCCGACCCTGAATTGGGTGGCGCCTTGGCTGAAGTTTTTTTGGAAGAGTTTTACGATATGGGCGCGTATGGCGTATTTACGACGCACTATACCAATATTAAAATTCTGGTGGAACAATTGCCCGAAGCCGAAAATGCAAGTATGCTTTTTGATGAAAAAACGCTTGAGCCAATGTATTTGCTCGAATCGGGGCAAGCGGGGAGTTCATTTACATTTGAGGTGGCCGAGAAAAATAAAATTCCGTACCGATTAATTAACAAAGCTAAAAAGAAAATTGAGCGTAATAAAGTGAGACTCGACAAAACTATTTTAAAACTTCAGCAAGAAAAATTTCATGTGCAAAAGACCAAAAATGCACTCGAAGAGCTGAAAGAAAAATCGCATGACAAGCACTCTCAATTGGAAGAAACGCATGATAAAATTTATGCTAAATTAGTTGATTTTCAGCGATTGTATGAGTCTGAACAAAAGAACATTCAGCTGGGACAAAAACTAACTGAAATGGCGGATGTTTATTTCAAAAACAGAAGTAGAAAACAATTGATTACTAAATTTTTGAAATTGATTGAAATCGAAAATGCGAAGAAAAATCCGAAACATTTTGACGAGAAGAAAAAAGAAAAACGAATCAAACAAAAATTGCGTCGAGAGCTTGAAAAAAAAGCCGATAGGATAGAGGAGACACAGCAAAAAATAGAGGAAGAAAAGCAAAAAGAAACCCAAATGCGTATTGCTTCTATGAAAGTGGGCGACCGAGTTCGTATCAAAGGTAGCTCGAGCGTAGGAAGCATCGAAGCAATTGATAAAAAGCAAGTTGTGATAAACTATGGCAAGTTTAGAACTAAAATTAACATAGAGGAAATAGAAAAAATATAG
- a CDS encoding phospholipase D family protein produces MSVKLISDTAHYTEVILRASKVRRSLWIGTADIKDLYTDFAGQKVPFLAVLANLVRKGVNVRLIHAKEPGPMFREDFERYPILWERLERALCPRVHFKMMIFDYSVAYIGSANLTGAGLGAKNENKRNFETGILTDNPELVDAAADQFDRVWMGLHCKKCARKQFCKDPIG; encoded by the coding sequence ATGTCTGTAAAATTAATTTCAGATACAGCACACTACACCGAAGTCATTTTACGCGCATCTAAAGTAAGGCGTTCGCTATGGATTGGCACTGCCGACATCAAGGATCTTTATACCGATTTTGCCGGACAAAAGGTTCCTTTTTTGGCTGTATTGGCAAATTTGGTGAGAAAAGGCGTTAATGTTCGGCTCATTCACGCTAAAGAACCTGGACCTATGTTTCGAGAAGATTTTGAGCGATACCCTATACTCTGGGAGCGGCTTGAGCGAGCGCTTTGTCCGCGTGTGCACTTCAAAATGATGATTTTTGATTATTCCGTAGCGTATATCGGTTCTGCCAATCTCACAGGTGCAGGGTTGGGGGCCAAGAATGAAAACAAGCGAAATTTTGAAACAGGCATCTTAACCGATAATCCAGAACTTGTGGACGCCGCTGCTGACCAATTTGACAGAGTTTGGATGGGGCTGCATTGTAAAAAATGTGCCCGAAAACAATTTTGTAAAGACCCGATTGGGTGA
- the lipB gene encoding lipoyl(octanoyl) transferase LipB → MKFNRAINKKVIFKDLGENQDYQQVWDFQEERLKEIVDIKMHLRQLERDYDNAKDVSECRAISKEIETTETPNYLYFVQHPHVYTLGKSGDEHNMLANEDKLKEIQATYVKTNRGGDITYHGPEQLVGYPILDLENFKTDIHWYLRSLEEVIIKTIGDYGLKGERSQGETGVWLDVGKPYARKICAMGVKASRWVSMHGFALNVNTDLKYFEYIIPCGIKGKAVASLERELGRKVDINEVKERLKKHFCEVFECEII, encoded by the coding sequence ATGAAATTCAATCGAGCAATCAATAAAAAAGTAATTTTTAAAGATTTAGGCGAAAATCAAGATTATCAGCAAGTTTGGGACTTTCAAGAAGAAAGATTAAAGGAAATAGTAGACATCAAAATGCATTTGCGCCAGCTAGAACGCGATTACGACAACGCCAAGGATGTAAGCGAATGCAGAGCCATTTCCAAAGAAATCGAAACCACAGAAACGCCTAACTATTTATACTTTGTACAGCATCCACATGTGTACACTTTGGGCAAAAGTGGCGACGAGCACAATATGCTTGCCAATGAGGATAAGCTGAAAGAAATCCAAGCGACATATGTAAAAACCAATAGAGGAGGAGATATCACTTATCACGGGCCAGAGCAGCTTGTGGGGTACCCAATTTTGGATTTAGAAAACTTCAAAACCGATATTCACTGGTATTTGAGAAGTCTGGAAGAAGTCATTATCAAAACCATCGGCGATTATGGATTAAAAGGCGAACGAAGCCAGGGGGAGACAGGCGTTTGGCTTGATGTGGGAAAACCTTATGCCCGTAAAATTTGCGCCATGGGAGTCAAAGCATCACGCTGGGTGAGTATGCACGGATTTGCTTTGAATGTAAACACTGATTTAAAGTATTTTGAATATATAATTCCTTGTGGTATCAAGGGAAAAGCAGTGGCTTCGCTTGAGCGTGAATTGGGCAGGAAAGTAGATATCAATGAAGTAAAAGAACGCTTAAAAAAACATTTTTGCGAGGTTTTTGAGTGCGAAATTATTTAA
- a CDS encoding DUF4293 domain-containing protein yields MIQRIQSVFLFLAAIVSLVISNVVDLWKQGSEWMQSNDYTLIFAMFLSSGILSFAVIFLYRNRKRQLIYNYLNIFLNVVLVGLLAYDLYNLPGEGINSQKGIGLILPLISIILLFMANSGIKKDEKLVKSIDRIR; encoded by the coding sequence ATGATACAAAGGATTCAGTCGGTATTTTTATTTTTAGCGGCAATTGTTTCTTTAGTGATTTCCAATGTAGTAGATCTCTGGAAACAAGGCTCAGAATGGATGCAGAGCAATGATTATACATTGATTTTTGCGATGTTTCTATCTTCTGGGATTTTATCTTTTGCCGTTATATTTTTGTACCGAAACAGAAAAAGACAATTAATTTATAATTATTTAAACATATTTTTAAATGTAGTGCTAGTAGGATTACTGGCGTATGATTTATACAACTTGCCTGGAGAAGGTATCAATTCGCAGAAGGGCATTGGGCTTATTTTGCCTTTGATTTCAATTATTTTGCTTTTTATGGCAAATAGCGGAATTAAAAAGGACGAGAAGCTTGTAAAATCGATAGATCGTATCCGTTAA
- a CDS encoding OsmC family protein: protein MTSKVTYLGELRTEATHLASGNVILSDAPIDNNGKGEAFSPTDTVATALASCAMTIMGIKAASMDWDIKGITADVTKEMSADPRRIAKVSVVFHVPFKTDEKQRKILEQTAKTCPVYMSLHPDIVKDFQFDWA from the coding sequence ATGACATCTAAAGTAACTTATTTAGGAGAATTAAGAACAGAAGCAACACATTTAGCTTCTGGAAATGTGATTTTAAGCGACGCACCCATAGACAACAACGGAAAAGGCGAAGCGTTCTCACCTACCGATACGGTGGCTACTGCGCTTGCGAGTTGTGCCATGACAATTATGGGAATCAAAGCGGCGTCAATGGACTGGGACATCAAAGGTATCACTGCTGATGTAACTAAGGAAATGTCTGCCGATCCGCGCAGAATTGCTAAAGTTTCAGTGGTGTTTCATGTTCCTTTTAAAACAGATGAGAAACAAAGAAAAATCTTGGAACAAACAGCTAAAACCTGCCCCGTGTATATGAGTTTGCATCCTGATATAGTAAAGGATTTCCAATTTGATTGGGCGTAA
- a CDS encoding DUF349 domain-containing protein → MFNNYYFHLDNFYKFLDLNQELRKMDYEHNLNVRHSIIARAENLLQEENVQKALNELQYLHRMWKEEAVPVAEEHREPTWQKFKELTAKLHDRKEELSVQLQERLAENLKKKNEIIKKIGEVIEGQEIKSHNLWQKKIKEVKKLRDEYFTIGRVPKAENQTTWDKFKEVTRNFNRQKNAFYKNMKAEQMENLEKKRKLIEIAKEHKDSTNWSESAKVVKRIQAEWKKIGHVPRKYSDKIWKEFNEANNQFFDRFKNRNNEKLEQQNQNLKAKQELLEEMKNAEKPSDKDALLKWLNEYSIRWSSIGFVPNGKLDINKDFTHLTQKILKDAGLDKDAIEKAQWENQLEQIKQKLDDKLLRNLKFDLRKKIDEKQKEVSQLQTNLSFFSNGDDSNPLFKSAISSIEAHVEELNALKAKFNDLKKINLEALADKNDDSEE, encoded by the coding sequence ATTTTTAATAACTATTATTTCCATTTAGATAATTTCTATAAATTCTTGGATCTTAATCAAGAATTGAGAAAAATGGATTATGAGCATAACTTAAATGTACGCCATTCCATCATAGCGCGTGCAGAAAATTTATTGCAAGAAGAAAATGTGCAAAAAGCATTGAACGAATTGCAATATCTACACCGCATGTGGAAAGAGGAAGCAGTGCCTGTGGCTGAAGAACATAGAGAGCCTACTTGGCAGAAGTTCAAAGAATTAACTGCAAAGCTACACGATAGAAAAGAGGAATTGAGTGTTCAACTTCAAGAAAGACTTGCCGAAAACCTTAAAAAGAAAAATGAAATTATTAAAAAAATAGGTGAAGTAATTGAAGGGCAGGAGATTAAATCACACAATTTGTGGCAAAAGAAAATCAAAGAAGTTAAAAAACTTAGAGATGAATATTTTACCATAGGTCGTGTCCCTAAAGCTGAAAATCAAACTACTTGGGATAAATTTAAAGAAGTAACCCGTAATTTCAATCGCCAGAAAAATGCTTTCTACAAAAATATGAAGGCAGAGCAAATGGAAAATCTGGAGAAAAAACGCAAATTAATAGAAATTGCTAAAGAACATAAGGATAGTACCAATTGGAGCGAATCGGCTAAAGTGGTAAAAAGAATTCAAGCCGAATGGAAGAAGATTGGGCATGTGCCAAGAAAATATTCAGACAAAATTTGGAAAGAATTCAACGAGGCTAATAATCAGTTTTTTGATAGATTTAAAAACAGAAATAACGAAAAACTTGAGCAGCAAAATCAAAATCTAAAAGCAAAACAAGAGTTGCTAGAGGAAATGAAGAATGCCGAAAAACCGTCTGACAAAGATGCGTTGCTCAAATGGCTGAACGAGTACAGCATTCGCTGGTCATCGATTGGATTTGTGCCAAATGGAAAATTGGACATCAATAAAGATTTTACGCATTTAACGCAAAAAATCTTAAAAGATGCGGGGCTAGATAAAGATGCAATTGAAAAAGCTCAGTGGGAGAATCAATTAGAGCAAATCAAACAAAAACTAGATGATAAATTGCTTAGAAATTTAAAATTTGATTTGAGAAAGAAAATTGACGAAAAACAAAAAGAAGTTTCTCAGTTACAGACCAATTTGTCTTTCTTCTCTAATGGAGATGATTCTAATCCATTGTTTAAGAGTGCAATCTCTAGCATCGAGGCGCATGTAGAGGAGTTGAATGCCTTAAAAGCTAAATTCAATGATTTAAAGAAAATCAATCTTGAAGCATTGGCAGACAAAAACGATGATTCAGAAGAATAA
- the ribD gene encoding bifunctional diaminohydroxyphosphoribosylaminopyrimidine deaminase/5-amino-6-(5-phosphoribosylamino)uracil reductase RibD — MVHQQFMQRCLQLAQNGLGTTYPNPVVGAVIVHDDKIIGEGWHYKAGQPHAEINAINSVKDKSLLSKSAIYVSLEPCAHFGKTPPCANAIVENKIPKVVIGCRDAAAHVNGKGIEILKNAGVEVVEGILENECLEMNRRFFTFHAKKRPYIILKWAETANHFFAPENGEQKWITSQKSKYLSHQWRSEENAILIGKKTLAIDNPSLDCRYIKGINPIKIVIGNDFSDLKNTTLLKDQKSIVYEKKSFLEDFSLENILHDLHQKGIQSVIVEGGIETLKSFIHEDLWDEARVLQSTKNFWESGRKSPKFKDAKHLNTISFGDELIHYFKNINNEYLL; from the coding sequence ATGGTACATCAACAATTCATGCAGCGTTGCCTTCAATTGGCACAAAATGGGCTTGGCACCACTTATCCTAATCCTGTGGTGGGAGCGGTGATTGTGCACGATGATAAAATCATAGGCGAGGGCTGGCATTATAAAGCAGGGCAACCACATGCGGAGATTAATGCGATTAATTCCGTGAAAGACAAATCTTTGCTATCAAAATCCGCCATTTATGTAAGTTTGGAACCTTGCGCTCATTTCGGCAAAACACCACCTTGTGCCAATGCTATTGTGGAAAATAAAATTCCTAAAGTCGTAATTGGCTGTAGAGATGCCGCCGCGCATGTCAATGGAAAAGGAATTGAAATTTTAAAAAATGCAGGAGTGGAAGTGGTTGAAGGTATTTTAGAAAATGAATGCCTTGAGATGAATCGGAGATTTTTTACTTTTCACGCTAAAAAAAGACCTTACATCATTTTAAAATGGGCAGAAACTGCCAATCATTTTTTTGCGCCCGAGAACGGAGAACAGAAATGGATTACGAGTCAAAAAAGCAAATACCTGAGCCACCAATGGCGTTCAGAAGAAAATGCTATTTTGATTGGGAAGAAAACTTTAGCCATAGACAATCCTTCGTTAGATTGTAGATATATTAAAGGTATCAATCCTATCAAAATTGTCATAGGAAATGATTTTTCAGATTTGAAAAACACCACTTTATTAAAAGACCAAAAATCCATTGTGTATGAAAAAAAATCATTTCTGGAGGATTTTTCGCTTGAGAATATTTTGCACGATTTGCACCAAAAAGGGATTCAAAGTGTAATTGTGGAAGGCGGAATAGAAACATTAAAATCTTTTATACACGAAGATTTATGGGACGAAGCTCGCGTTCTTCAATCCACTAAAAACTTCTGGGAATCGGGCAGAAAATCGCCTAAGTTTAAAGATGCAAAACATTTAAATACAATAAGTTTTGGAGATGAATTAATTCATTACTTTAAAAATATAAATAACGAATATTTGCTATGA
- a CDS encoding IMPACT family protein: MIFECKSIKNPIENIITKEKGSKFLGYAYPVQDEEEVKQILDELRQKYPDATHHCYAYRLGFEGENYRANDDGEPNGTAGLPIYNQLLSRELTYCLVVSVRYFGGIKLGVSGLIKAYKESAELTLDEAEIKIIEKTRNLNINFPYTSQNIVMRNIEKFNAQILNQEYLADCTLELQLSLKHYESFVNSFEPFNEILITEKGV; the protein is encoded by the coding sequence ATGATTTTTGAATGTAAAAGCATTAAAAATCCGATTGAGAATATAATTACCAAGGAGAAGGGGAGTAAATTTTTGGGCTATGCATATCCCGTGCAAGACGAAGAGGAGGTGAAACAAATCTTGGACGAGTTACGACAAAAATATCCAGATGCTACTCATCATTGTTATGCTTATCGTTTAGGATTCGAAGGTGAAAATTATCGTGCCAATGATGACGGCGAACCTAACGGAACAGCTGGGCTCCCGATTTACAATCAGTTGCTTTCACGAGAGCTCACTTATTGCTTGGTGGTTTCCGTTCGTTATTTTGGAGGTATTAAACTGGGTGTAAGTGGCTTAATAAAAGCTTATAAAGAAAGTGCCGAACTCACACTCGATGAGGCTGAAATCAAAATTATCGAAAAAACGAGAAATTTGAACATTAATTTTCCCTACACTTCACAAAACATTGTAATGCGCAACATTGAAAAGTTCAATGCACAAATTCTGAATCAAGAATATTTGGCAGATTGTACACTTGAGCTTCAATTAAGTTTAAAACATTACGAATCTTTTGTGAATAGCTTCGAGCCTTTTAACGAAATTTTAATTACTGAAAAAGGTGTTTAA
- a CDS encoding acyl-CoA thioesterase, producing MIKGTTYIRVRYSETDQMGYAYYGNYAQYFEVGRAELLRNIGLNYKRLEEQGVMTPVLSLFCKYIAPAKYDDELCIETCIPEIPTGARIKFTYKITNEDGKLLTIGETELVFVDMKTGRPTSVPPIFEETLKRLMPKNGD from the coding sequence ATGATTAAAGGAACTACTTATATACGAGTGAGATACAGCGAAACCGACCAAATGGGCTATGCCTATTATGGAAACTATGCGCAATATTTTGAAGTGGGACGCGCCGAACTTTTGCGCAATATCGGATTAAATTACAAGCGATTAGAGGAACAAGGTGTAATGACTCCCGTGCTGAGTCTTTTTTGTAAATACATCGCTCCAGCTAAATACGATGATGAGCTTTGTATTGAAACTTGCATTCCAGAAATCCCGACAGGCGCACGCATAAAATTCACCTACAAAATTACCAACGAAGATGGAAAGTTATTAACAATCGGAGAGACTGAATTAGTGTTCGTAGATATGAAGACGGGACGCCCCACAAGCGTTCCTCCTATTTTTGAAGAAACTTTAAAGCGATTAATGCCCAAAAACGGAGATTAA
- the dnaA gene encoding chromosomal replication initiator protein DnaA: MSVTAASVWSKCLEFIKDNIEPSAYETWFEPIKAIKLDADRHILTIQVPSTFFYEWIEEHYLNLVKTALVKELGAKARLNYSAMVVPTKNAAGSPVMINMPSSNKTKVKPQEVNAPIKTGEITNPFAIPGIQKIKINSQLNDNLNFNTFIQGETNQLARSAGMAVAKHPGATSFNPLFIYGGVGLGKTHLAHAIGLEIKDKYPDKTVLYVSMEKFSNQYRAATVRNNRNDFVNFYQMIDVLIIDDVQFLSGKKGTQEVFFHIFEDLHRRGNQLILTSDKPPVDIQDVEQRLISRFKWGLSADLQSPEFELRKNILLSKLEQNGIELPEEVTDFIAEKIKTNIRELEGALNSLIAQSLLIKKEITLELAERVLSNLVKNQRKEITIDYIQKVVCDYFKIPVEKMQSKSRKSDIAEARHLAMYFARKYTNASLASIGAQIGKRDHATVLHSCKTAKNLLETDKRFKSYVEEIKRKIGAE, from the coding sequence ATGTCAGTAACAGCCGCTTCTGTATGGAGTAAATGTTTAGAATTCATTAAGGATAACATAGAGCCATCAGCTTATGAGACTTGGTTTGAACCTATCAAAGCCATTAAGCTTGATGCGGATCGACATATTTTAACTATTCAGGTTCCTTCCACTTTTTTCTATGAGTGGATTGAGGAGCACTATCTGAATCTAGTAAAAACGGCTCTAGTAAAAGAGCTAGGAGCAAAGGCTAGATTGAATTACAGCGCTATGGTTGTGCCTACTAAAAACGCCGCGGGTAGCCCTGTGATGATTAATATGCCTAGTAGCAATAAAACCAAAGTTAAACCTCAAGAAGTAAATGCTCCGATAAAAACAGGGGAAATTACAAACCCTTTTGCAATTCCAGGGATTCAAAAAATTAAAATAAATTCTCAATTAAACGATAATTTAAATTTCAACACATTTATTCAAGGAGAAACCAATCAATTAGCTCGTAGCGCGGGTATGGCTGTGGCTAAACATCCTGGGGCTACTTCGTTCAATCCGCTTTTCATCTACGGGGGAGTAGGTTTGGGGAAAACTCACTTGGCTCACGCCATCGGTCTAGAAATCAAAGATAAATATCCAGACAAAACTGTTTTATACGTTTCTATGGAAAAATTCTCTAACCAGTATAGAGCTGCAACCGTGAGAAACAACCGAAACGATTTTGTGAATTTTTACCAAATGATTGATGTTTTGATTATTGATGATGTTCAGTTTCTTTCTGGTAAAAAAGGAACGCAAGAAGTGTTTTTCCATATTTTTGAAGATTTACACCGCAGAGGAAATCAATTGATTTTAACTTCTGATAAGCCACCAGTGGATATTCAAGATGTAGAACAGAGACTTATTTCTAGATTTAAATGGGGGCTTTCTGCAGATTTGCAATCTCCTGAATTTGAGCTTAGAAAAAATATTCTTTTAAGTAAATTGGAACAAAATGGAATAGAGCTACCAGAAGAAGTTACCGATTTTATTGCTGAAAAAATTAAAACAAATATCAGAGAATTAGAGGGTGCTTTGAATTCGTTGATTGCCCAATCCTTACTTATCAAAAAAGAAATTACGCTTGAGCTAGCGGAAAGAGTTCTCTCAAATCTAGTGAAAAATCAGCGTAAAGAAATCACAATAGATTACATTCAAAAAGTGGTTTGTGATTATTTTAAAATCCCTGTAGAAAAGATGCAGAGCAAATCCAGAAAAAGTGACATTGCAGAAGCAAGACACTTGGCTATGTACTTTGCTAGAAAATATACCAATGCATCTCTTGCGAGCATAGGTGCCCAAATTGGAAAAAGAGACCACGCAACTGTGTTGCACTCTTGCAAAACCGCTAAAAATCTTTTAGAGACCGACAAGAGATTTAAATCGTATGTAGAAGAGATTAAACGAAAAATAGGAGCAGAATAA
- a CDS encoding low molecular weight protein-tyrosine-phosphatase: MKTVLMVCLGNICRSPLAEAILRSKIGNRDIKVDSAGTGDFHIGERPDTRAKTVAQKHNVSTEGIFCRQFQESDFDNFDEIYAMDTDNYNKLMELARNNKDQYKIELILNLIEPNANQSVPDPYYGKPEDFEKVFELLDKATDVIIQKYDQEHQ, from the coding sequence ATGAAAACAGTACTTATGGTGTGCCTTGGCAACATTTGCCGTTCCCCACTTGCCGAAGCCATTTTAAGATCAAAAATTGGGAACAGAGACATTAAAGTAGACTCTGCAGGTACAGGAGATTTCCATATTGGAGAACGCCCTGATACCCGAGCTAAAACAGTAGCTCAAAAGCATAATGTATCTACCGAAGGGATTTTCTGTAGACAATTCCAAGAAAGCGATTTTGATAATTTCGATGAAATCTATGCCATGGATACCGATAATTATAACAAGCTTATGGAATTGGCGAGAAATAATAAAGATCAATACAAAATAGAATTAATTTTAAATCTGATTGAACCTAATGCTAATCAAAGTGTGCCAGATCCATACTATGGCAAACCAGAAGATTTTGAAAAAGTTTTTGAGTTATTAGACAAAGCTACCGATGTCATTATCCAAAAATACGACCAAGAACATCAATAA
- a CDS encoding SAM-dependent methyltransferase, protein MSLSKNTTKNINKNQPCLYLIPTLLGEETQAKAIPPYNLHIIGGVSHFCVENEKSARRFIKSVAPEKKQADLKIEILNKNTLAQEIPSLLEPLREGHSLGILSEAGMPGIADPGALLVQAAHRAGYRVVPLVGPSSIFLALASSGFNGQSFTFHGYLPIDKRERRSAIKQVEQESMRKKSAEIFIETPYRNNKMLEDLISTLNPNTQLCVACDITLPTEMIFSGSVKEWKQKKADLHKRPAIFIIQS, encoded by the coding sequence ATGTCATTATCCAAAAATACGACCAAGAACATCAATAAAAATCAGCCTTGCCTTTATCTAATTCCTACGCTACTTGGAGAGGAGACACAAGCAAAAGCCATTCCTCCTTATAATTTGCACATTATAGGGGGGGTATCGCATTTTTGTGTTGAAAACGAAAAATCTGCAAGAAGATTTATAAAAAGTGTAGCACCCGAAAAAAAACAAGCTGATTTAAAAATTGAAATTTTAAATAAAAATACTTTAGCTCAAGAGATTCCTTCCTTGCTAGAACCCTTGCGGGAAGGACACTCTTTGGGCATTTTGTCTGAGGCTGGTATGCCTGGCATTGCCGATCCTGGTGCTTTGCTCGTACAAGCGGCACATCGTGCAGGATATAGAGTTGTTCCTTTAGTAGGGCCATCATCTATTTTTTTGGCCTTGGCATCTTCAGGCTTTAATGGGCAATCTTTTACCTTTCACGGATATTTACCTATCGATAAAAGAGAACGCCGCTCGGCGATTAAGCAGGTAGAGCAGGAGAGTATGCGCAAGAAAAGTGCAGAAATATTTATAGAAACACCTTATAGAAACAATAAAATGCTTGAGGATTTAATTTCTACATTAAATCCTAATACGCAATTGTGCGTGGCGTGCGATATTACATTGCCTACCGAGATGATTTTCTCTGGTAGTGTAAAAGAATGGAAACAAAAAAAAGCAGATCTTCATAAAAGACCTGCTATTTTCATTATTCAATCTTAA